One genomic segment of Candidatus Kaelpia imicola includes these proteins:
- the gdhA gene encoding NADP-specific glutamate dehydrogenase → MSVTGYVKNVLETVKKRNPGELEFHQAVTEVLESLIPVVDKHPEFEDAALLERIVEPERQIIFRVPWQDDKGKTYVNRAFRVQFNSALGPYKGGIRFHPSVYIGIIKFLGFEQVFKNSLTGLMMGGGKGGSDFDPKGKSDSEVMRFCQSFMSELSRHIGADTDIPAGDIGVGGREIGYMFGQWKRLTGLFNGVLTGKGLDFGGSLVRTEATGYGCVYFCQEMLKDRGTSFEGKTVVISGSGNVAIYAAEKAQELGAKVVALSDSSGFIYDKDGIKLDTVKQLKEVERKRIKEYLNEHKSAEYHEGCSGIWNIKCDVALPSATQNELDEKAAEVLIKNGCIAVAEGANMPSAPEAIELFLKNKVSFGPGKAANAGGVATSGLEMAQNSQRLGWSFEEVDKNLYQIMVDIYESARAAAEEHGTPGNLVNGANIAGFLKVARAMMDQGLV, encoded by the coding sequence ATGTCAGTAACAGGATATGTAAAAAACGTTCTTGAGACGGTAAAAAAACGTAATCCAGGAGAGTTAGAATTTCATCAAGCAGTAACTGAAGTTTTAGAATCACTTATTCCAGTAGTCGATAAACATCCTGAATTTGAAGATGCAGCACTCCTGGAGAGGATAGTTGAGCCGGAGCGTCAGATCATATTTCGTGTACCCTGGCAGGATGATAAGGGTAAGACCTATGTTAATAGAGCTTTCAGAGTTCAGTTTAATTCTGCTCTAGGGCCGTATAAAGGCGGGATTAGGTTTCATCCTTCAGTCTATATCGGTATTATTAAGTTTTTAGGTTTTGAGCAGGTTTTTAAAAACTCACTCACCGGTCTTATGATGGGCGGAGGAAAAGGCGGCTCAGATTTTGACCCTAAAGGAAAGTCTGACTCTGAAGTGATGAGGTTTTGTCAGAGCTTTATGAGCGAGCTTTCTCGCCATATCGGTGCTGATACTGATATTCCAGCTGGCGATATCGGTGTTGGAGGCAGGGAGATAGGATATATGTTTGGGCAATGGAAGAGGCTTACCGGTCTTTTCAACGGTGTTTTAACAGGTAAGGGTCTTGATTTCGGCGGTTCTTTGGTTAGGACTGAAGCAACAGGATACGGCTGTGTCTATTTTTGCCAAGAGATGCTAAAAGATAGAGGCACATCTTTTGAAGGTAAGACTGTTGTTATATCGGGGTCCGGCAATGTTGCTATCTATGCAGCTGAGAAAGCCCAAGAGTTAGGCGCAAAAGTAGTTGCATTATCTGATTCCAGCGGGTTTATCTATGATAAAGACGGTATTAAGCTTGATACAGTAAAGCAGCTTAAAGAGGTTGAGCGTAAGAGAATCAAAGAGTATCTCAATGAGCATAAGTCGGCAGAGTATCATGAGGGTTGTAGCGGTATCTGGAATATCAAATGCGATGTAGCTCTTCCTTCTGCAACACAGAATGAGCTTGATGAAAAAGCTGCCGAGGTGCTTATTAAGAACGGTTGTATTGCAGTTGCAGAGGGTGCGAATATGCCCTCTGCTCCCGAAGCTATTGAGTTGTTCTTAAAGAATAAAGTCTCTTTCGGTCCCGGTAAAGCAGCTAATGCAGGCGGAGTTGCAACATCAGGGTTAGAGATGGCTCAGAACTCTCAGAGATTAGGCTGGAGCTTTGAGGAGGTAGATAAGAATCTGTATCAGATAATGGTTGATATATACGAATCAGCAAGAGCAGCAGCCGAAGAGCATGGTACGCCTGGGAATCTTGTTAACGGTGCTAATATTGCAGGATTCCTAAAGGTTGCCCGCGCAATGATGGACCAAGGTCTTGTTTAA
- the purL gene encoding phosphoribosylformylglycinamidine synthase subunit PurL, which yields MKRDIIEEMGLSYEEYKMIKKVIKREPNYTELGMFSAMWSEHCSYKNSKKVFKFMPTKGRNVLQGPGENSGVVDMGDEIGVAIKIESHNHPSAIEPYEAAATGGGGCLRDVFTMGARPIALLGSLRLGNLDKPRTKYLLKNIAKGFVDYANKVDMPVVGGEIYFDESYEGNPLVNAFTVGVVKHKDIVTARAKGVGSLVLIIGRATGRDGVEGAAMASAGLTEEATKKSSAVAIGDPKMGKVLREACLELIRKNLVIGMQDMGAAGLTCSTSETAYKASMGMEIDLLSVPRSEKKMTAYEVMLSESQERMLVIIKPKNLSKVEAVLKSWGVPCNLIGKVIKEKVLRVKEGDKIVAEVTPAALVEAPIYTRKFKRPVYMDKISKLNLDEIEQPKSLGDTLLKLLKAPTIRSKESLYKRSKTSAKYINVGPGSDAAVLSVKGTSKKIAVTVDGNSTYTLLDPNKGGQIAVAEAARNLAVSGARPLGITDGLNYGSPYNEGVYWQFRQSVIGMSKAAKELSIPIVSGNVSFNNENPKGSINPSLLVGMVGVISRGVKPMTQNFKSSDNVIILLGSTKNELGGSEYLKTIHGKKIGKAPSINLDSEKKLQRAVLSLIEKNILLSAHDCSEGGLAVAIAESCISGSKKVGANIEINSVLRDDLLLFSETQSRVVLSCKSKDADKVLSEAKRIGIPSKIIGHTGGARLRIVKSGKRLLDLEISKLNKAWKENFVK from the coding sequence ATGAAAAGAGATATTATTGAAGAGATGGGGCTCAGTTACGAAGAGTATAAGATGATAAAAAAGGTTATAAAACGAGAGCCAAACTATACGGAGTTAGGAATGTTCTCTGCCATGTGGAGCGAGCATTGTTCATATAAGAATTCCAAGAAGGTGTTTAAATTTATGCCTACTAAAGGAAGGAATGTTCTTCAGGGTCCGGGTGAAAACTCTGGAGTCGTTGATATGGGTGATGAGATTGGTGTAGCTATAAAGATAGAGTCTCATAATCATCCTTCTGCAATTGAACCTTACGAGGCTGCGGCAACAGGAGGAGGAGGGTGTTTAAGAGATGTCTTTACCATGGGAGCAAGGCCGATTGCCTTATTAGGTTCTTTAAGATTGGGTAATTTAGATAAGCCGCGTACAAAATATTTACTTAAGAACATTGCTAAAGGTTTTGTTGATTATGCTAATAAAGTAGATATGCCTGTTGTAGGCGGTGAGATATACTTCGATGAATCTTACGAGGGTAACCCTCTTGTAAATGCTTTTACAGTGGGAGTTGTTAAGCATAAAGATATTGTTACAGCTCGGGCTAAGGGTGTAGGCTCTCTTGTCCTTATTATCGGCCGTGCTACAGGCCGCGACGGAGTCGAAGGTGCAGCTATGGCTTCTGCCGGACTTACTGAGGAGGCAACAAAAAAGAGCAGTGCGGTTGCTATCGGAGACCCTAAGATGGGTAAGGTCCTGCGTGAAGCCTGCCTTGAGCTTATAAGGAAGAATCTTGTAATAGGAATGCAGGATATGGGTGCGGCAGGTTTAACCTGCTCTACTTCTGAGACAGCTTATAAGGCTTCTATGGGCATGGAGATAGACTTGCTCTCTGTACCAAGAAGCGAGAAGAAGATGACAGCCTATGAGGTTATGCTCTCTGAGTCTCAAGAAAGGATGCTTGTGATTATAAAACCTAAGAATCTATCAAAGGTAGAGGCTGTTTTAAAAAGTTGGGGCGTACCCTGTAATCTTATCGGCAAGGTAATAAAAGAGAAGGTATTGCGAGTTAAAGAGGGAGATAAGATTGTAGCTGAAGTTACCCCTGCAGCACTTGTTGAAGCCCCTATCTATACCAGAAAGTTTAAAAGACCTGTATATATGGATAAGATTTCAAAGCTTAATCTGGATGAGATCGAGCAGCCCAAGAGTTTGGGTGATACACTCTTAAAGCTTCTTAAGGCTCCAACAATTAGAAGCAAAGAGTCTCTATATAAGAGATCTAAGACATCTGCAAAGTATATCAATGTTGGACCTGGTTCGGATGCCGCAGTGTTATCTGTTAAAGGAACTAGTAAAAAGATAGCAGTGACTGTAGATGGTAATTCAACCTATACTCTGCTTGACCCTAATAAAGGCGGCCAAATTGCTGTGGCTGAAGCTGCGCGTAATCTTGCTGTTAGCGGTGCTCGTCCTTTAGGTATAACAGATGGTTTAAATTACGGCAGTCCTTATAATGAAGGTGTCTACTGGCAGTTCAGACAGTCTGTCATAGGTATGAGTAAGGCAGCAAAAGAGTTAAGTATCCCTATTGTTAGCGGTAATGTAAGCTTTAACAACGAAAACCCCAAGGGTTCAATCAACCCTTCGCTTCTAGTAGGCATGGTTGGAGTTATTAGCAGAGGTGTAAAACCGATGACGCAGAACTTTAAATCATCAGATAATGTGATTATTCTTCTGGGCAGCACTAAAAATGAGTTAGGCGGCAGTGAATACTTAAAGACTATCCATGGTAAGAAGATAGGCAAGGCTCCGTCTATCAATCTTGATTCAGAGAAAAAGCTTCAGAGAGCAGTCTTATCGTTGATAGAGAAAAATATCTTACTCTCTGCGCATGACTGTTCTGAAGGCGGCTTGGCTGTTGCTATAGCAGAGTCCTGTATCTCAGGCAGTAAAAAGGTAGGTGCTAATATTGAGATCAACTCTGTTTTAAGAGATGATCTGCTCCTATTCTCAGAGACTCAATCCAGAGTAGTTCTCTCTTGCAAATCCAAAGATGCTGATAAGGTTCTATCTGAGGCAAAAAGAATAGGTATTCCTTCTAAAATAATAGGGCATACGGGAGGAGCAAGACTTAGAATAGTAAAGAGTGGTAAGAGGTTGTTAGACCTAGAGATCTCTAAGCTAAATAAAGCTTGGAAAGAGAATTTTGTAAAATAA
- a CDS encoding glutamine synthetase family protein → MPGKRLNRSEVLRLVRENDVKFIRLWFSDITGQMKGFTITREELSDALEGGMGFDGSSIKGFARIDESDMIALPDPSTFAILPYRPREKAVAGMLCDILNPDKTPYQGDPRYVLKKTLEKAERLGYLFNIGPELEFFIFKDEKGTEILDEGGYFDITTLDAGNEVRREIILTLEEMGIHVEYCHHEVAPSQHEIDLRYKDALAMADIVMVYRMVVKEIAQKHGLYATFMPKPIYGVNGSGMHVHQSLFKEDRNVFFDREDRNNLSKEAKGYIAGVLRHAKEITLVCNQWVNSYKRLVPGYEAPIYICWAHRNRSSLIRVPMYKPGEEKAMRIEFRSPDPACNPYLAFASMLTAGLKGIENDYPLQEPLEKDVYRLTVEEMEELGIGSLPGSLIEAIEVAEGSELLHETLGEHVFSNLIMAKKIEWDEYRKRVHDYEIDTYLPVL, encoded by the coding sequence ATGCCAGGTAAAAGATTGAATAGATCAGAGGTTCTAAGATTAGTTAGAGAGAATGACGTTAAGTTTATACGTTTATGGTTTTCTGATATAACCGGCCAGATGAAAGGTTTTACTATAACACGCGAAGAGCTCTCCGATGCTCTTGAAGGCGGTATGGGGTTTGATGGTTCATCTATCAAGGGTTTTGCACGTATAGATGAATCTGATATGATTGCTCTGCCTGACCCCTCTACTTTTGCAATATTACCGTATAGACCCAGAGAGAAGGCAGTTGCCGGGATGTTATGCGATATCTTAAACCCCGATAAGACTCCTTATCAAGGGGATCCGAGATATGTCTTGAAGAAGACTCTGGAGAAGGCAGAGAGGCTTGGCTATCTCTTCAATATAGGACCTGAATTAGAGTTCTTTATATTTAAAGACGAAAAAGGTACAGAGATTTTAGATGAAGGAGGTTATTTTGACATTACAACTTTAGACGCCGGTAATGAAGTTAGGCGTGAAATTATTTTAACGCTTGAAGAGATGGGGATTCACGTAGAGTATTGCCACCATGAGGTAGCACCATCTCAGCACGAGATAGATTTGCGCTATAAAGATGCTTTAGCTATGGCTGATATCGTTATGGTATATCGCATGGTTGTTAAAGAGATTGCTCAGAAGCACGGGCTCTATGCCACCTTTATGCCTAAGCCTATCTATGGTGTGAATGGCTCTGGCATGCATGTGCATCAATCTCTATTTAAAGAAGATAGAAATGTTTTCTTTGATAGAGAAGATAGAAACAATCTTTCAAAAGAAGCCAAGGGTTATATAGCAGGCGTCTTAAGGCATGCTAAAGAGATTACTCTTGTCTGTAACCAGTGGGTTAACTCTTACAAGAGGCTTGTCCCGGGTTATGAAGCTCCGATCTATATCTGCTGGGCTCATCGTAATCGCTCTTCTTTGATCCGTGTGCCGATGTATAAGCCGGGAGAAGAGAAGGCTATGCGTATTGAGTTTCGTTCACCGGATCCAGCTTGTAACCCCTATCTTGCTTTTGCCTCCATGCTTACAGCAGGGTTAAAAGGTATAGAGAATGACTACCCGCTCCAAGAACCCCTCGAGAAGGATGTCTATCGCCTGACGGTTGAAGAGATGGAAGAGCTTGGCATTGGGTCTCTGCCCGGTAGTTTGATAGAGGCGATTGAGGTTGCTGAAGGTAGCGAGCTTTTGCATGAGACCTTAGGTGAACACGTCTTCTCTAACCTAATAATGGCCAAGAAGATTGAATGGGACGAATATAGAAAGCGTGTCCATGATTATGAGATAGATACATACCTTCCTGTTTTATGA
- a CDS encoding ANTAR domain-containing protein has product MRAYKKHVETLSEISKAITSDLYLEDVLKLIVTLTANVMGAKICSLWLLEKDTGGLRIRATQAMSERYLKERTLEAGEGIVGLVAKSKKPKIVENVFKDKIFKEKKLAKEEGLVSMLSVPMMVKNSLIGVINLYTTESYKFSKGDILLLTAVANQAAVAIENTELLIKTQLAQAELDARKKIERAKGILMKEQNLDEDEAFRLMRNSSMDKRVSMKNIAEAIILSYDIRKSRKG; this is encoded by the coding sequence ATGAGGGCCTACAAAAAACATGTTGAGACTCTAAGTGAGATAAGTAAGGCTATAACATCCGATCTATATTTAGAGGATGTCTTAAAGCTGATTGTTACTCTAACCGCTAATGTTATGGGGGCTAAGATCTGCTCTCTATGGTTATTAGAAAAAGATACAGGCGGACTCAGGATACGCGCTACTCAGGCTATGAGTGAAAGATATTTAAAAGAGAGGACTCTTGAAGCAGGAGAGGGTATAGTAGGTCTTGTGGCTAAGAGTAAGAAGCCAAAGATAGTGGAGAACGTTTTTAAGGATAAGATATTTAAAGAGAAAAAGTTGGCCAAAGAAGAAGGTCTTGTCTCTATGCTTAGCGTGCCTATGATGGTTAAGAACAGTCTGATAGGGGTTATAAATCTATACACTACTGAGAGTTACAAATTTAGTAAAGGTGATATTCTGCTTCTGACTGCTGTAGCTAACCAGGCTGCTGTTGCAATTGAGAATACAGAGCTTCTGATAAAGACGCAGCTTGCCCAAGCTGAACTTGATGCACGTAAAAAGATTGAACGTGCAAAAGGAATATTAATGAAGGAACAGAATCTTGATGAAGATGAAGCATTTAGATTGATGCGTAACTCCAGCATGGATAAGAGAGTATCTATGAAGAATATAGCTGAGGCTATAATCTTATCTTATGATATAAGAAAGTCTAGAAAAGGCTGA
- a CDS encoding glucose-1-phosphate adenylyltransferase yields the protein MKDILCLILGGGRGARLYPLTKYRAKPAVPLIGKYRLIDVPISNCLNSGLNRIWILTQFNSASLNKHITRTYKLSHYSQGFVDILAAEQSADESDWFQGSADAVRKCLKHFNDPRIKHILILSGDQLYKMNFEYLINFHIKKESELTIACNPVSKEDTPNLGIMATDKDYRIKKFMEKPSSDTDIERLSLNINGEERFLASMGIYFFQKEVLFELLSKNSNKFDFGKEIIPNAIEEKRAYAYTHSGYWKDIGTVKSFYDENLAFTIDIPPLNLFDEEWPFYTRPRYLPLSKINNSEISHSKIAEGTIIKKAKISHSIIGLRSFIDDGTVIEDSIIMGNDFYDINAEDPVVGIGKDCQIKKAIIDKNVKLGSGVKIINQNNIQEAESEYYVIKNGITVIPKNTVVPDNIII from the coding sequence ATGAAAGATATACTCTGTCTCATACTGGGCGGCGGAAGAGGAGCAAGGCTATACCCTCTTACCAAGTATAGAGCAAAACCTGCAGTACCTCTAATCGGCAAATACCGCCTCATAGATGTTCCAATAAGCAACTGTCTTAATTCTGGTTTAAATAGGATATGGATATTGACCCAATTCAATTCTGCCTCTTTAAACAAGCATATAACAAGAACTTATAAGTTAAGCCACTATTCACAGGGCTTCGTAGATATATTGGCAGCAGAGCAATCAGCAGATGAGAGCGACTGGTTTCAAGGCTCAGCTGATGCTGTAAGAAAGTGTCTCAAACATTTCAACGACCCCAGAATAAAACATATTCTGATACTCTCGGGGGATCAACTCTACAAAATGAATTTTGAATATTTAATAAACTTCCACATCAAGAAAGAATCGGAACTTACCATTGCCTGCAATCCAGTTTCAAAAGAAGATACGCCAAACCTTGGAATTATGGCAACTGATAAAGATTATAGAATAAAAAAATTTATGGAAAAACCGTCAAGCGACACAGATATAGAGAGACTATCTCTAAATATTAACGGCGAAGAGAGATTCTTGGCTTCAATGGGGATATACTTTTTTCAAAAAGAGGTTCTATTTGAACTACTGTCAAAAAATAGCAATAAGTTTGATTTCGGCAAAGAGATTATACCAAATGCAATAGAAGAGAAGAGAGCCTATGCCTATACACACAGCGGCTACTGGAAAGATATTGGAACAGTAAAATCTTTTTATGACGAGAATCTAGCCTTTACAATAGATATACCCCCTTTAAATCTTTTTGATGAAGAGTGGCCGTTCTATACAAGGCCCCGCTATCTGCCTCTATCAAAAATAAATAACAGTGAGATTTCACATTCTAAAATCGCAGAAGGAACTATAATTAAAAAGGCGAAAATATCACACTCTATCATAGGTCTGCGTAGCTTTATAGATGATGGCACAGTAATAGAAGACTCTATAATCATGGGTAATGACTTTTATGATATAAATGCAGAAGACCCAGTCGTAGGAATAGGGAAAGACTGCCAGATAAAAAAAGCAATAATAGATAAAAACGTTAAGTTAGGCTCAGGAGTAAAAATAATAAATCAAAACAATATCCAAGAAGCAGAGAGTGAATACTATGTAATAAAGAATGGTATTACAGTTATACCGAAAAATACCGTAGTACCTGATAATATAATAATCTAA
- a CDS encoding pyridoxamine 5'-phosphate oxidase family protein translates to MIEAKLKELLKDVTFIDIASCDFKGRPNAAPKFLLKYVGNLIYLIDYIIGRTYDNLKINPRVSLPVMDFDTLNGYQINGEGQILESGAEYDKLAKELREKIKRLSVDRLIEGLKSERIHDSFEIVFPKRVVIFKIKVKEVVEIGPTGELKREKI, encoded by the coding sequence ATGATAGAGGCTAAATTAAAAGAGCTGCTTAAAGATGTAACATTTATTGATATTGCAAGCTGTGATTTTAAGGGGCGTCCTAATGCTGCGCCTAAGTTTTTATTAAAATATGTTGGAAATTTAATATATTTAATAGATTACATAATAGGAAGAACTTATGATAATCTAAAAATCAATCCTAGAGTATCACTCCCTGTTATGGATTTTGACACTCTCAATGGTTATCAGATAAACGGAGAGGGGCAGATTTTAGAGAGCGGCGCAGAATATGATAAACTTGCCAAGGAGCTTAGGGAGAAAATAAAAAGATTATCAGTAGATAGGCTTATTGAAGGTTTAAAGAGCGAGAGGATACACGATAGTTTTGAAATAGTATTTCCTAAAAGAGTAGTTATCTTTAAAATTAAAGTTAAAGAGGTAGTCGAAATAGGGCCGACTGGTGAATTAAAAAGGGAGAAAATTTAG
- a CDS encoding 4Fe-4S binding protein, with protein MIWFLPLITIGGLFYPLLGYLVIAMMATLLMLLFFKKRYWCWNLYPRGAFLDGVMSKASLKKPVPKLFTKQRFRRVILFIFMLIIVYRMINTGGDILAIGAVFVSACLITTIIVIIMAVVVKPRAWCSICPMGTLQDKVSKIGM; from the coding sequence ATGATCTGGTTTCTGCCTTTAATCACTATTGGAGGGTTGTTTTATCCTCTCTTAGGTTATCTTGTCATTGCGATGATGGCTACATTATTGATGCTCTTATTTTTTAAAAAGAGGTACTGGTGTTGGAATCTCTATCCGCGAGGTGCATTCTTAGACGGCGTTATGTCCAAAGCAAGTCTTAAAAAACCGGTTCCAAAATTATTTACAAAACAGCGGTTTCGCCGGGTTATTTTGTTTATTTTTATGCTTATCATTGTATATCGCATGATAAATACAGGCGGAGATATTTTAGCTATTGGGGCCGTTTTTGTCTCAGCCTGTCTTATTACTACCATAATAGTAATTATTATGGCTGTTGTTGTAAAACCAAGAGCGTGGTGTAGTATCTGCCCAATGGGTACATTGCAGGATAAGGTAAGTAAAATTGGAATGTAG
- a CDS encoding ATP-binding protein, giving the protein MSLKEITMDELNVESFIKEKIEDLKSIAGKAIAINALSGGVDSSVVTMLAHRALGVNLKTCFIDSGLMRQGEPEYIVNLFNDMGVRVELIDAGDDFFGALSGLEDPEEKRESITQTFYKTVFGRIVKESGAKFLLHGTNYTDVEETIAGVKRQHNIIEQLGIDPEKAFGYKVLEPLAALRKEAIREVGKELGLPQEIYARPPFPGPALAARVIGEITPNRVSVVRAATVIVEEELKDSGAFQYLAILHKDRVTGMRDGKRDFGLQIEVRCWDSRDATVGTPTDLSFDTLKRLGDRISKEVPGVVSVTYNITSKPPSTIEAI; this is encoded by the coding sequence ATGAGTCTTAAAGAGATCACAATGGACGAGTTGAACGTTGAGAGTTTTATTAAAGAGAAGATAGAAGATCTTAAGAGCATAGCAGGAAAGGCAATAGCTATCAATGCATTGTCTGGCGGTGTTGACTCATCAGTAGTTACTATGCTTGCTCACCGTGCTTTAGGGGTCAACCTAAAGACGTGCTTCATTGATTCAGGTCTTATGCGTCAGGGAGAACCAGAATATATTGTAAATCTTTTTAATGATATGGGAGTCAGAGTTGAGCTCATAGACGCAGGAGATGATTTTTTTGGTGCACTTTCAGGTTTAGAAGATCCTGAAGAGAAACGCGAATCTATCACCCAGACTTTCTATAAGACTGTGTTTGGCAGGATAGTTAAAGAGAGCGGAGCAAAGTTCTTGCTTCATGGTACAAACTATACTGATGTTGAAGAGACAATAGCAGGAGTTAAGAGGCAGCATAATATCATAGAGCAGCTTGGCATAGATCCTGAGAAGGCTTTTGGTTATAAGGTGCTGGAGCCTCTGGCTGCACTTAGAAAAGAGGCGATAAGAGAGGTCGGTAAAGAGCTGGGATTACCCCAAGAGATATACGCCAGGCCTCCTTTTCCAGGTCCTGCTCTTGCAGCACGTGTAATAGGTGAGATTACGCCTAACCGTGTCAGCGTGGTTAGAGCTGCTACAGTTATAGTAGAAGAAGAGTTAAAAGATTCAGGGGCGTTTCAGTACCTTGCAATTTTACATAAAGATAGAGTTACTGGAATGAGGGATGGCAAGCGGGACTTTGGTCTTCAGATTGAAGTTAGATGTTGGGATAGCCGCGATGCAACAGTCGGTACCCCTACAGATCTTTCTTTTGATACTTTAAAAAGGTTAGGGGATAGAATATCAAAAGAGGTTCCAGGCGTTGTAAGTGTTACTTATAATATTACTTCTAAGCCGCCGTCAACGATAGAGGCTATATAA